In one window of Solanum pennellii chromosome 2, SPENNV200 DNA:
- the LOC107010721 gene encoding transcription factor HEC1: protein MDLQNIAHSLELGFSNSNIEMIPLQSPLHNSNYLMTSPPSNFSFMGNPIEEPAAMPILSSIDEIIASAHGDGNDYSCLQRRNSMEAMREMIFRIAMMQPIHIDPESVKPPKRKNVKISKDPQSVAARHRRERISERIRILQRLVPGGTKMDTASMLDEAVHYVKFLKKQLQSLEQAAVNNRPMISGFSTAVSSPGGVMNYNSSSIRACQPHPSINSSAQMLS, encoded by the coding sequence ATGGATTTACAAAATATTGCTCACTCACTAGAACTTGGATTCTCCAATAGCAATATTGAAATGATTCCTTTACAATCACCACTCCATAACTCCAATTACTTAATGACTTCTCCTCCATCTAATTTCTCATTCATGGGCAATCCAATTGAAGAGCCCGCCGCGATGCCAATACTTTCATCCATCGATGAAATTATTGCATCGGCTCATGGTGATGGAAATGATTACTCATGTTTGCAGAGGAGGAATTCTATGGAGGCTATGAGGGAGATGATTTTTCGTATCGCGATGATGCAACCAATTCACATTGATCCAGAATCAGTTAAACCTCCCAAGAGGAAAAATGTTAAGATATCGAAGGATCCACAGAGTGTGGCAGCCAGGCATCGGAGGGAACGAATAAGCGAAAGGATAAGGATTTTGCAAAGACTAGTCCCTGGAGGAACTAAAATGGATACTGCTTCAATGTTAGATGAGGCTGTCCATTATGTTAAGTTTTTAAAGAAGCAACTTCAATCTTTAGAGCAAGCCGCGGTTAATAATAGGCCGATGATTTCTGGATTTTCAACAGCAGTGTCATCACCAGGGGGGGTAATGAATTATAATTCAAGCTCTATTAGGGCATGCCAGCCTCATCCATCCATCAACTCTAGTGCACAAATgcttagttaa
- the LOC107010343 gene encoding protein RALF-like 34: MESRILFFLIIYLFTIAKNAVVIEAEVDRFGLEQVVSEDFELPMGMSGDDEIQLDGNGRSLLWNKFKYYISYGALSANRIPCPPRSGRSYYTHHCYHATGPAHPYTRGCSAITRCRR; this comes from the coding sequence ATGGAGTCTCGAATACTTTTCTTCCTTATCATCTACTTATTCACCATTGCCAAAAATGCAGTTGTTATTGAAGCAGAAGTTGATAGATTTGGTTTAGAACAAGTGGTGAGTGAAGATTTTGAGTTGCCAATGGGAATGTCGGGTGATGATGAGATCCAGTTAGATGGAAATGGAAGATCTCTATTGTGGAACAAATTCAAGTACTACATTTCGTACGGAGCATTGTCAGCTAACAGAATCCCCTGCCCACCACGATCTGGCAGATCGTATTACACGCACCATTGTTATCATGCTACAGGTCCAGCTCATCCTTACACTAGAGGTTGCTCTGCTATCACTCGGTGCCGTAGATGA
- the LOC107010479 gene encoding mitogen-activated protein kinase kinase kinase 18-like — MDWVRGETVGHGSFGKVSFVIPRNQSTLFSPSMVVKSCSASCSATLMNEKIILDELKGCPQIINCVGDSYSYENGEKLYNVLLEYACGGALSDKLKNSGDHRLPEFEVREYTKGLLRGIHYIHKSGYVHCDIKLPNILLGENGQVKIADFGLAKRAESKRDDKLRCELRGTPLYMSPEMVIGGEQNTPADIWALGCVVSEMATGNPVWRFSDISKLLMTIGLGDQLPEIPQNLSEEGKDFLEKCLMKDPKKRCTAEMLLEHPFVADEDDTVLSNYERCNSGSPSTSPRCPFDFPDWVSNNSAESVTCSITSLPSPAFQELMNWNDGSWSTSPAERIRELVCERKPETEWSTADGWISVR; from the coding sequence ATGGATTGGGTTAGAGGTGAAACAGTTGGCCATGGAAGCTTTGGCAAAGTTAGTTTTGTGATACCGAGAAACCAGAGTACTCTGTTTTCTCCATCAATGGTGGTTAAGTCTTGTTCCGCTTCCTGCTCAGCTACTTTGATGAACGAGAAGATAATCTTGGATGAACTTAAGGGGTGCCCACAAATAATCAATTGCGTTGGTGACAGCTACAGTTATGAAAATGGCGAAAAGCTATACAATGTCTTGTTGGAGTATGCTTGTGGGGGTGCTTTGTCGGATAAATTAAAGAATTCCGGTGATCATAGGTTGCCGGAGTTTGAAGTCAGGGAGTACACAAAGGGGTTACTCAGAGGGATTCATTATATCCACAAGAGTGGTTATGTTCACTGCGACATAAAGCTTCCAAACATTCTTTTAGGCGAAAATGGTCAAGTAAAAATTGCTGATTTCGGATTGGCAAAGAGAGCGGAATCAAAGAGAGATGATAAATTGAGATGTGAATTGAGGGGTACTCCACTGTACATGTCACCGGAAATGGTGATCGGAGGCGAACAGAATACTCCGGCTGATATCTGGGCACTTGGCTGTGTGGTGTCGGAAATGGCAACTGGTAATCCAGTGTGGAGATTTTCAGATATAAGTAAATTGTTGATGACAATTGGATTGGGTGACCAATTACCTGAAATTCCTCAAAATTTATCAGAAGAAGGAaaagattttcttgaaaaatgcTTGATGAAGGACCCGAAAAAGAGATGCACAGCTGAGATGCTTCTAGAACATCCCTTTGTTGCTGATGAAGATGACACTGTTTTATCAAATTACGAAAGATGCAACAGTGGCAGCCCTTCAACATCTCCAAGGTGCCCATTTGATTTCCCAGATTGGGTATCTAACAACTCTGCTGAATCCGTAACATGTTCAATTACATCATTGCCCTCACCGGCGTTTCAAGAATTGATGAATTGGAACGACGGGTCATGGTCTACATCGCCGGCAGAGAGAATTCGAGAATTAGTGTGTGAACGTAAACCTGAAACTGAATGGTCTACTGCTGATGGCTGGATTAGTGTTAGGTGA
- the LOC107009430 gene encoding mitogen-activated protein kinase kinase kinase 17-like isoform X1, with the protein MDWVRGEAIGHGSFGKVSFAVPRKQSSQVMVVKSSLASQSATLMNEKLILEEIKGCPQIINCLGDSYTFENGAKLYNVLLEYAPGGALSEKLKNSGDRKLPEIEIRKYTKALLKGLHYIHKCGYVHCDIKPQNILFGENGQVKIADFGLAKRVESIIDDKLRCELRGTPLYMSPEMVTAGEQDTPADIWALGCVISEMAAGVPVWGYSDLAQLLMNIGVGNELPEFPTMLSEDGKDFLEKCLVKDSKKRWTAEMLLLHPFVADEDDTVLLNDERCNSGSPSTSPRCPFDFPDWVSDDSSESSVTCPITSLPSPAIQELRNLNGGSWSTTPAERLRALLSGEIRPESDWSAADGWVSVR; encoded by the coding sequence atggaTTGGGTAAGAGGTGAAGCAATAGGCCATGGAAGCTTCGGCAAAGTTAGTTTTGCAGTACCCAGAAAACAGAGCAGTCAAGTTATGGTGGTCAAATCTTCTCTAGCTTCTCAGTCAGCTACTCTGATGAATGAGAAGCTAATTTTGGAAGAGATTAAGGGTTGCCCACAAATCATCAATTGCCTTGGTGACAGCTATACCTTTGAAAATGGCGCAAAACTGTACAATGTCTTATTGGAGTATGCCCCTGGAGGTGCTCTGTCGGAAAAGCTCAAGAATTCCGGTGATCGTAAGTTGCCGGAGATTGAAATCAGGAAATACACCAAGGCCTTATTGAAAGGGCTACACTATATCCACAAGTGTGGCTATGTTCATTGCGATATTAAACCGCAGAACATTCTTTTTGGCGAAAATGGTCAAGTCAAAATTGCTGATTTTGGGTTGGCAAAGAGAGTTGAATCAATAATAGACGATAAATTGCGTTGTGAACTGAGGGGTACCCCACTTTACATGTCGCCGGAAATGGTCACCGCCGGTGAACAGGACACTCCTGCCGATATCTGGGCACTTGGGTGTGTAATTTCTGAGATGGCTGCCGGAGTTCCAGTCTGGGGATACTCAGATTTAGCCCAACTATTGATGAATATTGGAGTTGGTAATGAGTTGCCTGAATTTCCGACGATGTTATCGGAAGACGGTaaagattttcttgaaaaatgcTTGGTGAAGGACTCGAAAAAGAGATGGACGGCTGAGATGCTTCTATTACACCCGTTTGTTGCTGATGAAGATGACACTGTTTTATTGAATGACGAAAGATGCAACAGTGGCAGCCCTTCAACATCTCCTAGGTGCCCATTTGATTTCCCAGATTGGGTATCTGATGACTCTTCTGAATCATCAGTAACATGTCCAATTACATCTTTGCCCTCGCCGGCAATTCAAGAACTGCGGAATTTGAACGGCGGGTCATGGTCCACAACGCCGGCTGAAAGGCTGCGGGCACTGTTAAGTGGTGAAATCAGACCTGAATCTGACTGGTCGGCTGCTGATGGTTGGGTCAGCGTTAGATGA
- the LOC107009430 gene encoding mitogen-activated protein kinase kinase kinase 17-like isoform X2 has product MDWVRGEAIGHGSFGKVSFAVPRKQSSQVMVVKSSLASQSATLMNEKLILEEIKGCPQIINCLGDSYTFENGAKLYNVLLEYAPGGALSEKLKNSGDRKLPEIEIRKYTKALLKGLHYIHKCGYVHCDIKPQNILFGENGQVKIADFGLAKRVESIIDDKLRCELRGTPLYMSPEMVTAGEQDTPADIWALGCVISEMAAGVPVWGYSDLAQLLMNIGVGNELPEFPTMLSEDGKDFLEKCLVKDSKKRWTAEMLLLHPFVADEDDTVLLNDERCNSGSPSTSPRCPFDFPDWVSDDSSESSVTCPITSLPSPAIQELRNLNGGSWSTTPAERLRALLSGEIRPESDWSAADGWVSVR; this is encoded by the exons atggaTTGGGTAAGAGGTGAAGCAATAGGCCATGGAAGCTTCGGCAAAGTTAGTTTTGCAGTACCCAGAAAACAGAGCAGTCAAGTTATGGTGGTCAAATCTTCTCTAGCTTCTCAGTCAGCTACTCTGATGAATGAGAAGCTAATTTTGGAAGAGATTAAGGGTTGCCCACAAATCATCAATTGCCTTGGTGACAGCTATACCTTTGAAAATGGCGCAAAACTGTACAATGTCTTATTGGAGTATGCCCCTGGAGGTGCTCTGTCGGAAAAGCTCAAGAATTCCGGTGATCGTAAGTTGCCGGAG ATTGAAATCAGGAAATACACCAAGGCCTTATTGAAAGGGCTACACTATATCCACAAGTGTGGCTATGTTCATTGCGATATTAAACCGCAGAACATTCTTTTTGGCGAAAATGGTCAAGTCAAAATTGCTGATTTTGGGTTGGCAAAGAGAGTTGAATCAATAATAGACGATAAATTGCGTTGTGAACTGAGGGGTACCCCACTTTACATGTCGCCGGAAATGGTCACCGCCGGTGAACAGGACACTCCTGCCGATATCTGGGCACTTGGGTGTGTAATTTCTGAGATGGCTGCCGGAGTTCCAGTCTGGGGATACTCAGATTTAGCCCAACTATTGATGAATATTGGAGTTGGTAATGAGTTGCCTGAATTTCCGACGATGTTATCGGAAGACGGTaaagattttcttgaaaaatgcTTGGTGAAGGACTCGAAAAAGAGATGGACGGCTGAGATGCTTCTATTACACCCGTTTGTTGCTGATGAAGATGACACTGTTTTATTGAATGACGAAAGATGCAACAGTGGCAGCCCTTCAACATCTCCTAGGTGCCCATTTGATTTCCCAGATTGGGTATCTGATGACTCTTCTGAATCATCAGTAACATGTCCAATTACATCTTTGCCCTCGCCGGCAATTCAAGAACTGCGGAATTTGAACGGCGGGTCATGGTCCACAACGCCGGCTGAAAGGCTGCGGGCACTGTTAAGTGGTGAAATCAGACCTGAATCTGACTGGTCGGCTGCTGATGGTTGGGTCAGCGTTAGATGA